In Archocentrus centrarchus isolate MPI-CPG fArcCen1 chromosome 21, fArcCen1, whole genome shotgun sequence, the following are encoded in one genomic region:
- the LOC115800974 gene encoding protein FAM171B-like isoform X1 produces MLLLLCVSLLCSLVLCDRGSAAGEFTPAAGHPLHVDDGNFSDQHPMTQKPFQLQRQALEPRPGSTFNLKVQVNDVLSRQYLSQAVVEVYVNYNKTNTTLSGEDGGVLLHVPYHPGMLITVVACKDGYICTLLPCNTHRMPIFSSVTLSLHGRNQGNIWLFEDSVLITGRTSDASSQPIVSFPKTLLNLTHSSNITSVKAFLTIPRLTSEQGDFLDTQGIMSSKSGYVSVELSPVAAVSVQLFSGVTELHVSGPIQMNLNIPDSFGLQSSSVVPAWFFNRTTGGWMRKGLGKVTSVHGRLMWVFTAPHLGYWIAAPVSTTRGFFGLAVPIDFILQHSFFLMLLFGGTLIIIISLLVGLCYCRCSPGETKAKKVLPVMKKDQNTSTCDDDIFELSSRKASHPQVQLFDEKVDNRHNASFIANTNAVAIMLENNELELNTDRNDLTCSDKTSEQRVSISMTDSLFFYNQPVAILHTPALFHLEEQPEKAQWSKSATLPRAGASNGAAAEPVSKDSFTQTQTKAPSETQNQGAETEDKLGVSDGSQTATSANTSRLPESVSVPGTLNKILDSRHSLHEQSKITSPQPPRAWFVSLEGKPAAEIHYAVSEQQRRRRPVESRETSLDSGVDMSELNQTSGRRAVTLERNATFVKSTSSSKHTPAQ; encoded by the exons GTTCTACCTTCAACCTGAAGGTCCAGGTGAATGATGTGCTGAGTCGTCAGTACCTGAGCCAGGCAGTGGTGGAAGTCTACGTGAACTACAACAAAACCAACACAACTCTTTCTGGGGAGGATGGCGGGGTCTTGCTTCATGTACCTTACCACCCTGGGATGCTTATCACAGTTGTGGCCTGCAAGGATGGCTACATTTGCACACTCCTGCCTTGTAATACACACAGAATGCCAA TATTTTCATCAGTGACATTATCACTTCATGGTCGGAATCAAGGGAACATCTGGCTCTTTGAGGATTCTGTCCTGATCACTGGGAGAACATCTG aTGCTTCATCTCAGCCCATTGTCAGCTTTCCCAAAACCCTGCTGAACCTAACGCACAGCAGCAATATCACCTCTGTTAAAGCCTTCCTGACCATTCCCAGGCTGACATCAGAGCAGGGGGACTTCCTGGACACTCAGGGCATCATGAGCAGTAAATCAG GATATGTCAGTGTGGAGTTAAGCCCCGTGGCGGCTGTCAGCGTGCAGCTTTTCTCAGGGGTCACAGAGTTACACGTGAGTGGGCCCATACAGATGAACCTCAACATTCCCGACAGCTTTGGACTTCAGTCTTCAAGTGTAGTTCCGGCGTGGTTCTTTAACCGGACCACTG GTGGATGGATGAGAAAAGGACTGGGAAAGGTGACTTCAGTCCATGGAAGGCTCATGTGGGTATTCACAGCCCCTCACCTTGGTTACTGGATTGCAGCACCGGTGTCAACTACCAGAG GTTTCTTCGGACTTGCTGTCCCCATCGACTTTATCCTACAGCATTCCTTTTTCCTTATGCTTCTCTTTGGAGGAACACTTATCATTATCATCTCTCTTCTGGTTGGATTATGTTATTGCAG GTGTTCCCCTGGTGAAACTAAAGCAAAGAAGGTCCTACCTGTGATGAAAAAAGACCAAAATACTTCCACATGTGATGACGATATCTTTGAGCTATCTTCAAGGAAAGCTTCTCATCCACAGGTCCAGTTATTTGACGAAAAGGTGGACAACAGACACAACGCTTCGTTCATAGCAAACACCAACGCTGTGGCCATTATGCTGGAGAATAATGAACTGGAGCTGAACACAGACCGAAATGATCTGACATGTTCAGACAAGACTTCGGAACAAAGAGTTTCCATATCTATGACAGACAGTTTGTTCTTCTACAACCAGCCGGTTGCCATTCTTCACACTCCAGCTTTATTCCATTTGGAGGAACAACCAGAGAAGGCCCAGTGGAGCAAATCAGCCACTCTGCCCCGCGCAGGGGCTTCGAATGGTGCTGCTGCAGAGCCTGTGAGTAAAGACAGCTTCACCCAGACTCAGACAAAAGCTCCCTCTGAAACCCAGAACCAGGGAGCAGAAACTGAAGACAAGCTTGGAGTTTCAGATGGATCTCAGACAGCAACCTCCGCCAACACATCCAGACTCCCAGAGTCAGTGTCAGTGCCAGGGACGTTAAATAAAATCTTGGACAGCAGACACTCGTTGCACGAACAGTCCAAAATCACCTCACCTCAGCCGCCTCGGGCCTGGTTCGTCTCACTGGAGGGTAAGCCCGCAGCTGAGATCCATTACGCTGTGtcggagcagcagaggagacgGAGACCAGTTGAGAGTCGAGAAACCAGTTTAGACTCTGGGGTGGACATGAGCGAGCTGAACCAGACGTCTGGCAGGAGGGCTGTAACACTGGAGCGAAACGCTACTTTTGTCAAAAGTACATCCAGCAGTAAACATACGCCTGCACAGTGA
- the LOC115800974 gene encoding protein FAM171B-like isoform X2 produces MLITVVACKDGYICTLLPCNTHRMPIFSSVTLSLHGRNQGNIWLFEDSVLITGRTSDASSQPIVSFPKTLLNLTHSSNITSVKAFLTIPRLTSEQGDFLDTQGIMSSKSGYVSVELSPVAAVSVQLFSGVTELHVSGPIQMNLNIPDSFGLQSSSVVPAWFFNRTTGGWMRKGLGKVTSVHGRLMWVFTAPHLGYWIAAPVSTTRGFFGLAVPIDFILQHSFFLMLLFGGTLIIIISLLVGLCYCRCSPGETKAKKVLPVMKKDQNTSTCDDDIFELSSRKASHPQVQLFDEKVDNRHNASFIANTNAVAIMLENNELELNTDRNDLTCSDKTSEQRVSISMTDSLFFYNQPVAILHTPALFHLEEQPEKAQWSKSATLPRAGASNGAAAEPVSKDSFTQTQTKAPSETQNQGAETEDKLGVSDGSQTATSANTSRLPESVSVPGTLNKILDSRHSLHEQSKITSPQPPRAWFVSLEGKPAAEIHYAVSEQQRRRRPVESRETSLDSGVDMSELNQTSGRRAVTLERNATFVKSTSSSKHTPAQ; encoded by the exons ATGCTTATCACAGTTGTGGCCTGCAAGGATGGCTACATTTGCACACTCCTGCCTTGTAATACACACAGAATGCCAA TATTTTCATCAGTGACATTATCACTTCATGGTCGGAATCAAGGGAACATCTGGCTCTTTGAGGATTCTGTCCTGATCACTGGGAGAACATCTG aTGCTTCATCTCAGCCCATTGTCAGCTTTCCCAAAACCCTGCTGAACCTAACGCACAGCAGCAATATCACCTCTGTTAAAGCCTTCCTGACCATTCCCAGGCTGACATCAGAGCAGGGGGACTTCCTGGACACTCAGGGCATCATGAGCAGTAAATCAG GATATGTCAGTGTGGAGTTAAGCCCCGTGGCGGCTGTCAGCGTGCAGCTTTTCTCAGGGGTCACAGAGTTACACGTGAGTGGGCCCATACAGATGAACCTCAACATTCCCGACAGCTTTGGACTTCAGTCTTCAAGTGTAGTTCCGGCGTGGTTCTTTAACCGGACCACTG GTGGATGGATGAGAAAAGGACTGGGAAAGGTGACTTCAGTCCATGGAAGGCTCATGTGGGTATTCACAGCCCCTCACCTTGGTTACTGGATTGCAGCACCGGTGTCAACTACCAGAG GTTTCTTCGGACTTGCTGTCCCCATCGACTTTATCCTACAGCATTCCTTTTTCCTTATGCTTCTCTTTGGAGGAACACTTATCATTATCATCTCTCTTCTGGTTGGATTATGTTATTGCAG GTGTTCCCCTGGTGAAACTAAAGCAAAGAAGGTCCTACCTGTGATGAAAAAAGACCAAAATACTTCCACATGTGATGACGATATCTTTGAGCTATCTTCAAGGAAAGCTTCTCATCCACAGGTCCAGTTATTTGACGAAAAGGTGGACAACAGACACAACGCTTCGTTCATAGCAAACACCAACGCTGTGGCCATTATGCTGGAGAATAATGAACTGGAGCTGAACACAGACCGAAATGATCTGACATGTTCAGACAAGACTTCGGAACAAAGAGTTTCCATATCTATGACAGACAGTTTGTTCTTCTACAACCAGCCGGTTGCCATTCTTCACACTCCAGCTTTATTCCATTTGGAGGAACAACCAGAGAAGGCCCAGTGGAGCAAATCAGCCACTCTGCCCCGCGCAGGGGCTTCGAATGGTGCTGCTGCAGAGCCTGTGAGTAAAGACAGCTTCACCCAGACTCAGACAAAAGCTCCCTCTGAAACCCAGAACCAGGGAGCAGAAACTGAAGACAAGCTTGGAGTTTCAGATGGATCTCAGACAGCAACCTCCGCCAACACATCCAGACTCCCAGAGTCAGTGTCAGTGCCAGGGACGTTAAATAAAATCTTGGACAGCAGACACTCGTTGCACGAACAGTCCAAAATCACCTCACCTCAGCCGCCTCGGGCCTGGTTCGTCTCACTGGAGGGTAAGCCCGCAGCTGAGATCCATTACGCTGTGtcggagcagcagaggagacgGAGACCAGTTGAGAGTCGAGAAACCAGTTTAGACTCTGGGGTGGACATGAGCGAGCTGAACCAGACGTCTGGCAGGAGGGCTGTAACACTGGAGCGAAACGCTACTTTTGTCAAAAGTACATCCAGCAGTAAACATACGCCTGCACAGTGA